The proteins below come from a single Malus domestica chromosome 03, GDT2T_hap1 genomic window:
- the LOC103428047 gene encoding E3 ubiquitin-protein ligase BIG BROTHER-like, producing the protein MSWNPHMEVHYTYTNCPYSSAGSFMEYFEGLTYEHVNFIFSGDSHAQESAYPTMNTNYYKFGLSEPGNITSCYDLGFGHAYEINGPDPRTGEQRRHLQSASTMTNEHNVAVNSEWEGNVNTSTRHNPRECPRRHQNSDDYQVIWQDNIDPDIMSYEELLELGETVGTQNRGLSQDQISLLPISKYKCSFFSRKKSRDERCVICQMEYKRGDRRIALPCKHLYHAGCGTRWLSINKACPICYTEVFGDASKRAK; encoded by the exons ATGAGTTGGAACCCACACATGGAGGTTCATTACACCTACACCAACTGTCCTTATAGCTCAGCGGGTAGCTTTATGGAGTATTTTGAGGGTCTTACCTATGAACATGTGAACTTTATTTTTTCAGGCGATTCGCATGCTCAG GAGAGTGCTTACCCAACAATGAATACAAATTATTACAAGTTTGGGTTGTCAGAACCTGGGAATATTACTTCATGCTATGATCTTGGGTTTGGTCATGCTTATGAGATCAATGGTCCTGACCCAAGAACTGGGGAACAAAGAAGGCATTTGCAGAGCGCTTCAACAATGACTAATGAACACAATGTGGCTGTGAACTCAGAATGGGAAGGAAATGTGAATACTTCTACACGCCACAATCCCAGAGAAT GCCCACGGAGACATCAAAATTCCGATGATTACCAG GTTATTTGGCAAGACAACATTGATCCTGACATCATGAGTTACGAG GAATTACTTGAGTTAGGTGAGACAGTTGGCACTCAAAATCGAGGTCTCTCCCAAGATCAGATCTCCTTGCTTCCAATCTCGAAGTACAAATGCAGCTTTTTCTCGAGAAAGAAATCACGAGACGAGAG ATGTGTGATTTGCCAGATGGAATATAAACGAGGGGACCGGCGGATTGCTCTACCGTGCAAACACCTCTATCATGCTGGTTGTGGGACCAGATGGCTTAGCATCAACAAG GCTTGCCCAATATGTTACACTGAGGTTTTTGGTGACGCGTCAAAGCGCGCAAAATAG
- the LOC139194735 gene encoding uncharacterized protein, whose translation MTNISRSSFTDEIEQAEPQREFSMPHFIYFKGDEDSDRYLKHYRSAMILYRNNDDLMCKIFITTLQGEVQDWFYTLLPQSIRNFDEVSLVFTKEYSSYRSIKKKSEHLFDVKKNPKELFHDYVMRFKVEKARIVRCNDSITKAAFQK comes from the coding sequence atgaccaacataagtaggTCATCTTttacggacgagatcgagcaggcagagcctcaacgcgagtttagcatgccacatttcatatatttcaaaggggatgaagactcGGATAGATACTTAAAAcactaccgaagcgcaatgatcctctatcgaaacaacgatgatctcatgtgcaagatattcatcaccactctacaaggcgaggtgcaagattggttctacaccttgCTGCCACAATCAATCCGGAATTTTGACGaagtttctttggttttcaccaaagaatattcatcctatcgctcgatcaaaaagaagtccgaacatttgttcgacgtcaagaagaacccaaaggagttgTTTCACGACTATGTGatgaggttcaaagtagaaaaGGCAAGGATAGTccgatgcaacgactcgataactaaagcagccttccaaaaatga
- the LOC139194736 gene encoding uncharacterized protein has product MAQAVPSKLARVRAQASHSHASRAKQLAPDEQLTPVVQPAPDEQLTPVAQPAPAEQPTLAVQPTFVAQPTLTAQPASAKQPAFVAQPAPDEQPTLVVQPIPTE; this is encoded by the coding sequence atggcccaagccgtgccatccaagcttgcacgagtccgagcccaagcctcgcattcgcatgcatcacGCGCTAAGCAGCTTGCTCCCGACGAACAgctcactcccgtggtccagcctgctcccgacgagcagctcactcccgtggcccagcctgctcccgccgagcAGCCTACTCTCGCAGTCCAGCCTACTTTCGTGGCCCAACCTACTCTCAcagcccagcctgcttccgccaagcagcctgcttttgtggcccagcctgctcccgacgagcagcccactcttgtGGTCCAGCCTATTCCCACCGAGTAG